From the Clostridium sp. Marseille-P299 genome, one window contains:
- a CDS encoding low molecular weight protein-tyrosine-phosphatase codes for MFYIASSATSTEEIGNPVHPGTKRKLKEHGIGVEGKQAVQLQRKDYDSYDYLIAMEERNMIQMKRIVREDPENKIYKLLDFTDNPRDIADPWYTGNFDRTYDDILEGCKGFLKFLRETHIGK; via the coding sequence ATGTTTTATATAGCTTCTAGTGCTACAAGTACTGAAGAAATAGGAAATCCTGTACATCCAGGAACAAAACGTAAGTTAAAAGAACATGGAATTGGTGTAGAGGGAAAACAAGCAGTCCAATTACAAAGAAAAGATTATGATTCCTACGACTACTTAATTGCGATGGAAGAAAGAAATATGATTCAAATGAAACGAATAGTACGAGAAGATCCTGAAAATAAAATTTATAAACTTTTAGATTTTACGGATAATCCAAGAGATATTGCTGATCCATGGTATACTGGAAATTTTGATAGAACTTATGATGATATCCTAGAAGGATGTAAGGGATTTCTAAAGTTTTTACGTGAAACTCATATTGGAAAATAA
- a CDS encoding RluA family pseudouridine synthase: MVNILYEDNFLIVCEKPLGILSQPDLGDGEDMLTILKEYRKDKKEEEYIGLVHRLDRNVGGAMVFSKKTSVTSKLSTAIQERNFVKEYYAVVHGRPEEDSGVLKDFMFKDSKKNKSFVVDRVRKGVKEASLEYELLDSKTVEDEIFSLVKIRLHTGRTHQIRVQFSSRKMPLVGDGKYGSKNNKCEAALWSHRLIFKHPAKKGEVDIMVEPPNCYPWNLFQ, encoded by the coding sequence ATGGTTAATATATTATACGAGGATAACTTTTTGATAGTTTGTGAAAAACCTCTAGGAATTTTATCTCAGCCAGATCTAGGAGATGGTGAGGATATGCTTACAATATTAAAAGAGTATCGAAAGGATAAAAAAGAAGAAGAATACATTGGCTTAGTGCATCGACTTGATCGCAATGTTGGAGGTGCTATGGTGTTTTCTAAAAAAACATCTGTGACCTCTAAGTTATCTACAGCGATACAGGAACGAAACTTTGTAAAAGAGTATTATGCAGTGGTACATGGTCGTCCGGAAGAAGATTCTGGAGTATTGAAGGATTTTATGTTTAAAGATTCTAAGAAAAACAAATCATTTGTAGTGGATCGTGTAAGAAAAGGTGTAAAAGAAGCATCCCTAGAATATGAGCTTCTTGATAGTAAAACAGTTGAGGATGAAATCTTTTCCTTAGTGAAAATTCGTTTACACACAGGGAGAACTCATCAAATACGAGTGCAATTTTCATCAAGAAAAATGCCACTTGTTGGTGATGGAAAATATGGTAGTAAAAATAATAAGTGTGAGGCGGCTCTTTGGTCACATCGATTAATATTTAAACATCCAGCAAAAAAAGGTGAGGTAGATATTATGGTAGAACCTCCAAATTGCTATCCTTGGAATTTGTTTCAATAG
- a CDS encoding APH(3') family aminoglycoside O-phosphotransferase, which produces MKIYLIRHGETDWNKAKRIQGREDISLNNNGIHQANECGKALQMLSIDCIVASPLKRAKETAEIIASYFGIKNVIVDHRLIERDFGRLSGLTFQQMKEANNDDEMEDWNTVSERMMDCLLEYKNNNKYENIIMISHGAAINSVLSVLSNHRIGTGITKLNNACINILQDNEKSFDIIRYNLIARDFERIQNEMKFKTLIEKEEIMEDLPECILQYVKDEPYITDTTGRSNSKILMFHHMVLKIEPSNEALDNGNIMLKWLQGKVPVPNIIKYCSYNDVNYLLMSKVEGEMACSDYYMNHLEEMVPLLAEGLKLLWKVDIKDCPVNFNINKLLQIAKTNILKNIMDVSDWKSEAMDEYGFKTPMELYEYLCENRPKEELYLVHGDYCLPNVILADGKVQGFIDLKYCGISERWLDIALCVRSIKHNLFLAGKEELFLKYKNMFFDSIQLKPEEEKMKYYILLLELFE; this is translated from the coding sequence ATGAAAATATATTTAATAAGGCACGGAGAAACAGATTGGAATAAAGCAAAGCGAATACAGGGACGAGAAGATATTTCATTAAATAATAACGGTATTCATCAAGCAAATGAATGTGGAAAAGCTCTACAGATGTTATCAATTGATTGTATTGTAGCTAGCCCATTAAAAAGAGCAAAAGAAACGGCAGAGATTATAGCATCTTATTTCGGAATTAAGAATGTCATTGTAGACCATAGATTGATAGAGCGAGATTTCGGTCGTTTATCAGGATTAACGTTTCAGCAAATGAAAGAAGCGAACAATGATGATGAGATGGAAGACTGGAATACAGTAAGCGAGAGAATGATGGATTGTCTTCTTGAATATAAAAATAATAATAAATATGAAAATATAATTATGATTTCCCATGGAGCTGCGATTAATTCAGTGTTATCAGTACTTTCAAATCATAGAATTGGCACAGGGATAACTAAATTAAACAATGCGTGTATTAATATTTTACAGGACAATGAAAAATCCTTTGATATCATTCGATATAATTTAATAGCGAGGGATTTTGAACGTATTCAAAATGAAATGAAGTTTAAGACACTAATTGAAAAAGAAGAAATCATGGAAGATTTACCTGAATGTATTTTACAGTATGTAAAGGATGAGCCTTACATAACAGATACCACAGGGCGTTCTAATTCAAAGATACTAATGTTTCATCATATGGTACTTAAAATTGAACCATCCAATGAGGCATTAGATAATGGAAACATAATGTTAAAATGGTTACAAGGGAAGGTACCTGTACCTAACATTATAAAATATTGTAGCTATAATGACGTTAACTACTTATTGATGTCAAAAGTAGAAGGTGAAATGGCTTGTAGCGATTATTATATGAACCATTTAGAAGAGATGGTTCCGTTATTAGCAGAAGGATTAAAATTACTTTGGAAAGTAGATATTAAAGATTGTCCAGTTAACTTTAACATAAACAAACTATTGCAAATAGCAAAAACGAATATTTTAAAAAATATTATGGATGTGAGTGACTGGAAATCTGAGGCGATGGATGAATACGGTTTTAAAACACCGATGGAACTATATGAATATCTATGTGAAAATCGTCCCAAGGAGGAACTGTATTTAGTTCATGGAGATTATTGTCTACCAAACGTGATTTTAGCAGATGGTAAGGTTCAGGGATTTATTGATCTTAAATATTGTGGAATTTCCGAACGATGGTTAGATATCGCATTATGTGTTCGTTCAATCAAGCATAATCTTTTTTTAGCTGGCAAAGAGGAACTGTTTTTAAAATATAAAAACATGTTTTTTGACTCAATTCAATTAAAGCCAGAGGAAGAAAAGATGAAGTATTATATATTATTACTTGAATTATTTGAGTAG
- a CDS encoding MATE family efflux transporter — MDKLQKREEMLNGNLAKVFAKLAIPIVANTFIQTMYNLTDTYWLGKMGEEHQAAITIVSPVQNIIVNFGSGIVVAGSILISQYLGARKEDDAKKMASHIFTCSMIFSVICSLLCFLATPAIVNWLGAENVVKNYSTTYLRIVMLDMPFLFMINIFQAVNQSQGNTVRPMLLNTLGVIFNMILDPLFMFTFGWGIAGAALATLLAKVPCAIIAFISLSNKNNPIYITLKKFKFDKNMVLSIIKLGIPTALGSSTMQFGFLLMGKSVVKYGTVATAAYGIGNKVNGLVTLPSNAMGSATATIVGINFGARQYDRADKAYRLSRNVSVIFLFIGGMILSRNAVSTAIVGVFSNSDEVVVKAAEFLAILSFYCWTNGIYNSTMGLFQGSGHTMITMAVDATRLWVFRFATLFICESILHMGLQSIWYSVVISNGLSAFILYILYRTKVWRKEVVKLRR; from the coding sequence ATGGACAAATTACAAAAGCGTGAGGAAATGCTAAATGGAAATTTAGCTAAAGTATTCGCCAAGCTTGCAATACCTATTGTTGCAAACACATTTATACAAACGATGTACAACTTAACAGATACTTATTGGTTAGGTAAAATGGGAGAAGAGCACCAAGCGGCTATTACGATTGTATCACCAGTGCAAAATATTATCGTAAATTTTGGTAGCGGTATTGTAGTTGCGGGATCAATCTTAATATCGCAATATTTAGGAGCTCGTAAAGAAGATGACGCAAAAAAAATGGCATCGCATATATTTACATGTTCTATGATTTTCTCAGTGATCTGCTCACTTTTGTGTTTTTTAGCAACGCCAGCAATTGTAAATTGGTTAGGAGCAGAAAATGTAGTAAAGAATTATTCAACTACATATTTAAGAATTGTCATGTTAGACATGCCATTTCTTTTTATGATAAATATATTTCAAGCGGTGAATCAATCACAGGGAAATACAGTAAGGCCAATGTTATTAAATACCTTAGGTGTTATTTTTAATATGATTTTAGATCCATTATTTATGTTTACATTTGGATGGGGAATTGCAGGTGCCGCATTGGCAACACTACTTGCAAAAGTGCCTTGTGCAATCATAGCATTTATATCTTTAAGCAATAAAAACAATCCAATTTATATTACATTAAAAAAATTCAAATTTGATAAAAATATGGTTTTATCCATTATTAAATTAGGAATACCAACAGCTTTAGGAAGTAGTACAATGCAGTTTGGATTCTTACTTATGGGTAAAAGTGTAGTAAAATATGGTACAGTAGCAACCGCTGCGTATGGAATTGGTAATAAAGTAAATGGATTGGTTACACTACCATCCAATGCAATGGGTTCAGCAACTGCGACTATTGTTGGAATTAATTTTGGAGCAAGACAATATGATAGAGCAGATAAGGCTTATCGATTATCTAGAAATGTTTCAGTAATATTTTTATTTATTGGAGGCATGATCCTATCTAGAAATGCGGTATCAACAGCGATTGTCGGAGTGTTTTCAAATAGTGATGAGGTAGTTGTTAAAGCTGCAGAGTTTTTAGCGATTCTTTCCTTTTATTGCTGGACCAATGGTATTTATAATTCTACCATGGGATTATTTCAAGGTTCCGGTCATACAATGATTACAATGGCGGTAGATGCAACAAGACTTTGGGTATTCCGTTTTGCCACCTTATTTATTTGTGAGAGTATACTTCATATGGGATTACAAAGTATTTGGTATTCTGTAGTAATTAGTAATGGTTTATCAGCCTTCATTCTATATATTTTATATCGAACGAAGGTGTGGAGAAAAGAAGTGGTTAAGCTTCGTAGATAA
- a CDS encoding AraC family transcriptional regulator: MKAMLARTNDFLIEQVKRDANYNKQTSHYHPYYELGFIVGGTRSMIINHSLFNLEKGSIAFILKGELHKGFPVENHPTSVELVNLYFTEDYLEPFYKHFGKEKFYEYFSNHVLAIPAARREYVENLLQKMLYEFGEVDEMSKELLQNYFIELMTFLIRYQRKNTTSFVMPDSNNEIIEAAVKYIYYNYDKDLTLIDIANKYNMSKSHFSRRFKAVTGFGYKEYLISVRLKEACNLLLTTNKSITEIAFQCGFNDSNYFGDAFRKANGVSPHKYRKYNGLI; encoded by the coding sequence ATGAAAGCTATGTTAGCAAGAACCAATGATTTCCTAATAGAACAAGTAAAAAGAGACGCCAACTATAATAAGCAGACGTCACATTATCACCCATATTATGAACTTGGTTTTATTGTCGGTGGTACTAGAAGTATGATAATTAATCATTCTCTTTTCAATCTCGAAAAAGGTTCTATTGCCTTTATTTTAAAAGGGGAATTACATAAAGGCTTTCCTGTTGAAAACCATCCTACATCGGTTGAATTAGTTAATCTTTATTTTACAGAAGATTATTTAGAACCTTTTTATAAACATTTTGGAAAAGAAAAGTTTTATGAATACTTTTCAAATCATGTCTTAGCAATTCCAGCGGCTAGACGGGAATATGTCGAAAATTTGTTACAAAAAATGTTATATGAGTTTGGAGAAGTTGATGAAATGTCCAAGGAATTACTTCAGAATTATTTTATCGAATTAATGACATTTCTTATTCGATATCAACGTAAGAATACAACTTCTTTCGTAATGCCTGATAGCAATAACGAGATAATAGAAGCTGCTGTTAAATATATTTACTATAATTACGATAAAGACTTAACTCTTATTGACATTGCAAATAAGTATAATATGAGTAAATCTCATTTTTCTAGAAGATTTAAAGCTGTAACAGGTTTTGGATATAAAGAGTATTTAATTAGCGTTCGTCTAAAAGAAGCTTGTAATTTATTACTGACGACGAATAAATCCATTACCGAAATTGCATTTCAGTGTGGTTTTAATGATAGCAATTATTTTGGTGATGCTTTCCGTAAGGCAAATGGAGTATCCCCTCATAAATATAGAAAATATAATGGACTTATATGA